TATCCGCGTCCCGTCTTACACGGCTTCCAAAAGCGGCGTAATGGGGGTGACCCGTCTGATGGCGAACGAATGGGCGAAGCACAATATCAACGTCAACGCGATCGCGCCGGGTTATATGGCAACCAACAATACCCAGCAGTTGCGTGCTGATGAGCAGCGTAGCGCTGAGATCCTCGATCGTATCCCGGCGGGTCGTTGGGGTCTGCCGAGCGATCTGATGGGGCCAGTGGTGTTCCTGGCATCCAGCGCCTCTGATTACATCAACGGCTACACTGTGGCGGTTGACGGTGGCTGGCTGGCGCGTTAACACGTTCCCGTTTGCCGGGCAAACCCTGCCTTCGCGCAGGGTTTTTTATTGATGAAATCAGGCGTTGAGAAAATCCTCGCGAACCGGTGTAAAAGTATCCAGCAGGGTTCCCGGTTTCAGGCAGACACAGCCGTGCACAATATTCGGCTGCTTATATAACGTATCCCCGGCGCGTACCACCTGCTTCTCGTCACCGATGGTAAATTCAAATTCACCGGATAACACGTAGGTCAATTGTTCATGAGGATGATGATGCAATGGGCCGATCGCCCCTTCTTCGAAATTAACCTCAACGGCCATCATGTTGCCATTATGCGCGAGGATGCGGCGGGTAACGCCATTGCCCAGATCTTCAAGCGTCGTCTCGTGATGGAAAACAAACATACGGGATCCTGTTAGTGTTTGAAACAATGTTTCATTAAAGCTAACTCAGGCGCGTGACAAAGAAAACGGCAGAGCGAATGAACTGGAAAGTTGATCACAAGTTTGTTTCACTGCAGTAAATCACTAATGAAGGAGCAGGTAATGAAGACGATCGGCTTGTTAGGCGGGATGAGTTGGGAATCGACGATCCCCTACTACCGGTTAATTAACGAAGGGATTAAACAGCAACTGGGTGGGCTTCATTCTGCGAGCCTGCTGTTACACAGCGTTGATTTCCATGAGATCGAAGCATGCCAGAGCCGCGGCGAGTGGGACAAAGCCGGGGACATTCTCGCGCAGGCCGCGATCGGCTTGCAGCAGGCGGGGGCGGAGGGGATCGTCTTATGTACCAACACGATGCACAAAGTGGCGGAGGCCATTGAATCGCGCTGTTCGTTGCCTTTTCTACATATTGCCGATGCGACCGGGCGTGTCATTTCCGCGCAGGGAATGCGCCGGGTGGCGCTGCTGGGAACACGTTACACCATGGAGCAGGATTTTTATCGCGGTCGCCTGGAACAGCAGTTTGCCATTGAAAGCCTGGTGCCAGAGGCGGATGTGCGGGCGAAGATCAATCAGATCATCTTTGATGAGCTTTGCCTCGGACGCTTTACCGACGCTTCGCGTCAGTTCTATGTAGAGGTGATTGAAGACCTGGCGTCGCAAGGTGCAGAGGGCGTCATTTTTGGCTGCACGGAGATTGGCCTGCTGGTACCGGTAGAGTGCAGTCCGATCCCGGTGTTCGACACCACCGCGATCCATGCCGCAGACGCCGTGACGTTTATGCTGTCGTAACCGGCCCGAGGATCTGCTCCAGCGCCGTCACCAGGTGGTGATGGCGGGTCTGCAGATGATGGCTGAATGCCTCTACCAGCGCGGAAGCGGGGCGGTGG
The DNA window shown above is from Citrobacter farmeri and carries:
- a CDS encoding cupin domain-containing protein; this encodes MFVFHHETTLEDLGNGVTRRILAHNGNMMAVEVNFEEGAIGPLHHHPHEQLTYVLSGEFEFTIGDEKQVVRAGDTLYKQPNIVHGCVCLKPGTLLDTFTPVREDFLNA
- a CDS encoding aspartate/glutamate racemase codes for the protein MKTIGLLGGMSWESTIPYYRLINEGIKQQLGGLHSASLLLHSVDFHEIEACQSRGEWDKAGDILAQAAIGLQQAGAEGIVLCTNTMHKVAEAIESRCSLPFLHIADATGRVISAQGMRRVALLGTRYTMEQDFYRGRLEQQFAIESLVPEADVRAKINQIIFDELCLGRFTDASRQFYVEVIEDLASQGAEGVIFGCTEIGLLVPVECSPIPVFDTTAIHAADAVTFMLS